In the genome of Acidimicrobiales bacterium, one region contains:
- a CDS encoding enoyl-CoA hydratase, with the protein MSPRSGDHPAAAETVQACVEAPIARLTLARPQNRNALSAELLDDLAAAAARAAADTSVKVIVIAAQGPVFSSGHDLRELLAGGTPDHEAVFASCRRAMEGLRALPVPVIAEVDGLATAAGCQLVASCDLAVASDRAAFATPGVRIGLFCSTPMVPLTAVIGPRRALEMLLTGEPVDAATALSWGLVNRVVPVADLTSATDALAAAIAASSREVVALGKRAFYAQVGRPEVDAYDITTPIMVDNASNDAAREGIGAFLEKRPPRWPGG; encoded by the coding sequence ATGAGTCCTCGTTCAGGTGACCACCCAGCGGCGGCCGAGACGGTGCAGGCTTGCGTCGAGGCCCCCATCGCCCGACTGACACTCGCCCGGCCGCAGAACCGCAACGCGCTCTCGGCGGAACTCCTCGACGACCTCGCCGCCGCTGCGGCGAGAGCCGCCGCCGATACCAGTGTCAAGGTGATCGTGATCGCGGCGCAGGGACCGGTCTTCTCGTCGGGCCACGACCTGCGGGAACTGCTCGCCGGCGGCACCCCGGACCACGAGGCGGTCTTCGCGTCCTGTCGACGCGCGATGGAAGGGCTGCGCGCCCTGCCCGTCCCGGTCATCGCAGAGGTCGACGGACTCGCCACCGCGGCGGGATGTCAGCTCGTCGCCTCGTGCGATCTCGCGGTCGCGTCCGACCGGGCCGCCTTCGCGACGCCCGGCGTGCGGATCGGTCTGTTCTGTTCGACGCCGATGGTGCCGCTCACCGCTGTCATCGGGCCCCGGCGCGCTCTCGAGATGCTGCTGACCGGCGAGCCGGTCGATGCCGCCACGGCGCTCTCGTGGGGTCTCGTCAACCGGGTGGTGCCCGTGGCGGACCTGACGTCCGCCACCGACGCGCTCGCGGCGGCGATCGCCGCGTCGAGCCGGGAGGTGGTCGCGCTCGGAAAGCGGGCCTTCTACGCGCAGGTCGGCCGCCCCGAGGTCGACGCCTACGACATCACGACGCCGATCATGGTCGACAACGCGTCGAACGACGCCGCGCGTGAGGGGATCGGCGCATTCCTGGAGAAGCGCCCGCCGCGCTGGCCGGGGGGATGA
- a CDS encoding cation diffusion facilitator family transporter, protein MSASGGTRAIIAAFLANLAIACAKLVGFFVTSSASLLAEAVHSFADTGNQALLLLGGRRAKREATPLHPFGYGRERYFWAFVVALVLFTGGSLFAVYEGIDKIRHPHELESLGWAMGILGLAIVLEGYSLRTAIVESNAVRGTTSWSTFIRRSRSPELPVVLLEDLGAMVGLVIALSAILTAEVTGDAVWDGIGTLSIGVLLGVIAIVLAIEMKSLLIGEGAVADQRDRIVAAIAAAPEVVQLIHLRTLHLGPEELLVTAKVEYTSGLDVPALARTIDRTEIAIRDATDLSAVVYIEPDIRRTHGVSAGGPGEAHQ, encoded by the coding sequence ATGTCGGCATCGGGTGGAACCAGAGCGATCATCGCGGCTTTCCTTGCGAACCTGGCAATCGCGTGCGCGAAACTCGTCGGGTTCTTCGTCACGTCGTCCGCGTCCCTGCTCGCCGAGGCCGTCCATTCCTTCGCGGACACCGGTAACCAGGCCCTGCTCCTGCTGGGCGGGCGGCGGGCGAAGCGCGAAGCGACGCCGCTACACCCCTTCGGCTATGGCCGGGAACGGTACTTCTGGGCCTTCGTCGTGGCGCTGGTCCTGTTCACCGGCGGCTCGCTGTTCGCCGTGTACGAGGGAATCGACAAGATCCGCCATCCCCACGAGCTGGAGAGTCTCGGGTGGGCGATGGGCATCCTCGGCCTGGCGATCGTGCTGGAGGGCTACTCACTACGCACCGCGATCGTCGAATCCAACGCGGTGCGGGGCACGACGAGCTGGAGCACGTTCATCCGTCGGAGCCGCTCACCCGAGCTCCCCGTCGTCCTGCTCGAGGATCTGGGGGCGATGGTCGGTCTGGTCATCGCCCTGAGCGCGATCCTCACCGCGGAGGTCACCGGCGACGCCGTCTGGGACGGCATCGGCACGCTGTCGATCGGCGTGCTGCTCGGAGTGATCGCCATCGTGCTGGCCATCGAGATGAAGAGCCTGCTGATCGGCGAGGGCGCCGTGGCCGACCAGCGTGACCGCATCGTCGCGGCGATCGCCGCAGCGCCGGAGGTGGTCCAGTTGATCCACCTGCGCACTCTGCACCTGGGACCCGAGGAGCTTCTGGTCACCGCCAAGGTCGAGTACACGAGTGGGCTCGACGTACCGGCGCTGGCGCGTACGATCGACCGGACCGAGATCGCCATCCGCGACGCAACGGACCTGTCGGCCGTCGTCTACATCGAACCCGACATCAGACGGACCCACGGCGTGAGCGCCGGGGGGCCCGGAGAGGCCCACCAATGA
- a CDS encoding MDR family oxidoreductase translates to MSFQALLLTRDGDFRCAITELDEAALPERAVTIDVEYSTVNYKDALAVLDRGRIVREWPMVPGIDLAGVVSASTDESWSPGDRVVVNGWELGESRWGGLAEKAAVDPGWPTRLPEGVSTHDAAAIGTAGYTAMLCVQALENHGLVPGDGPVVVTGAAGGVGSVAIALLAHAGHEVVASTGRVETEGEYLRGLGASEVIHREELSREAKPLEGARWAGAVDTVGSTTLATVLAQTVPHGCVAACGLAGGADLPTTVMPFILRGVVLAGVNSVYETPAVRDAAWARLATDLDEKLLAAMTDATVGLGSVTGVATRVLSGQVRGRVVVDVRR, encoded by the coding sequence ATGAGTTTCCAAGCACTGCTGTTGACCCGCGACGGGGACTTCCGTTGCGCCATCACGGAACTGGACGAGGCAGCTCTGCCCGAGCGGGCGGTGACGATCGACGTCGAGTACTCGACGGTCAACTACAAGGACGCTCTGGCTGTTCTCGACCGGGGCAGGATCGTGCGCGAGTGGCCGATGGTTCCCGGCATCGACCTCGCCGGGGTCGTGTCCGCGAGCACCGACGAGTCGTGGTCACCGGGCGACCGGGTCGTCGTGAACGGCTGGGAACTCGGTGAGTCGCGGTGGGGCGGACTGGCCGAGAAGGCCGCTGTGGACCCAGGGTGGCCGACACGTCTGCCCGAGGGCGTCTCCACCCATGACGCCGCCGCCATCGGCACCGCCGGCTACACGGCCATGTTGTGCGTACAGGCCCTCGAGAACCACGGCCTGGTTCCCGGAGACGGACCCGTCGTCGTCACCGGCGCAGCGGGAGGCGTCGGCAGCGTCGCCATCGCTCTGCTGGCACATGCAGGCCACGAGGTGGTCGCCTCCACCGGGCGGGTCGAGACCGAGGGCGAGTATCTGCGCGGCCTGGGCGCGAGCGAGGTCATCCACCGCGAGGAACTGTCACGTGAGGCGAAGCCGCTCGAGGGCGCCCGGTGGGCGGGGGCCGTCGACACCGTCGGGTCGACCACGCTGGCGACGGTGCTCGCCCAGACGGTCCCCCACGGCTGCGTGGCGGCATGTGGACTCGCAGGCGGAGCCGACCTGCCGACCACGGTCATGCCCTTCATCCTGCGCGGCGTCGTGCTGGCCGGCGTGAACTCCGTGTACGAGACACCCGCAGTGCGCGATGCGGCCTGGGCGCGGCTGGCCACCGACCTCGACGAGAAGCTGCTCGCCGCGATGACCGACGCCACCGTCGGCCTCGGATCGGTCACCGGCGTCGCCACGCGGGTGCTGTCGGGACAGGTCCGCGGACGCGTTGTGGTCGACGTACGACGGTGA
- a CDS encoding DUF6159 family protein has protein sequence MGRFQTSLELAKTSWKVLQRDRELLWLPVIGFTLSALIAGVALGISFLVDYDIDTSTMEAGPATTVAWIVAGLAIATITSLVQGSLVSGAAERMRGGDPTVSSAIGGALARLPQLLGWTIITSTVGLILRAIRERSGIVGDIFAGLLDMAWQVITFLVVPVIVLEKKGPIEAVKRSTELLRTTWGENLIGRFGLGLVGMLAMLPALVPILIGVQLGGAGLVIGIAIGAVWIGLIAVIMTALTAIYQTALYDFAANNHVPEDFVGTGLDTAFESREGGPNTGRGGFGGPFSSGGFGGR, from the coding sequence ATGGGCCGCTTCCAGACCTCGCTCGAACTCGCAAAGACCTCGTGGAAGGTGTTGCAGCGGGACCGCGAGTTGCTGTGGCTCCCGGTGATCGGCTTCACCCTGTCGGCGCTCATCGCCGGCGTTGCGCTCGGCATCTCGTTCCTCGTCGACTACGACATCGACACGTCGACGATGGAGGCCGGACCGGCCACGACGGTCGCCTGGATCGTCGCAGGTCTCGCGATCGCGACGATCACGTCCCTGGTGCAGGGCTCGCTCGTGTCGGGTGCGGCCGAGCGCATGCGGGGCGGCGACCCGACCGTCTCGTCGGCCATCGGCGGCGCGCTGGCCCGCCTGCCCCAACTCCTGGGCTGGACCATCATCACCTCCACCGTGGGCCTGATCCTGCGGGCGATCCGGGAGCGGTCCGGCATCGTCGGCGACATCTTCGCCGGACTCCTCGACATGGCCTGGCAGGTCATCACCTTCCTCGTCGTCCCCGTCATCGTCTTGGAGAAGAAGGGCCCGATCGAGGCCGTCAAGCGCTCCACCGAGTTGCTGCGCACCACGTGGGGCGAGAACCTCATCGGCCGCTTCGGCCTCGGCCTCGTCGGCATGCTGGCGATGCTCCCGGCACTCGTCCCGATCCTCATCGGCGTGCAGCTCGGCGGCGCCGGCCTCGTCATCGGCATCGCCATCGGTGCGGTCTGGATCGGCCTCATCGCGGTGATCATGACGGCGCTCACCGCCATCTACCAGACCGCCCTGTACGACTTCGCAGCGAACAACCACGTTCCCGAGGACTTCGTCGGCACCGGCCTCGACACCGCCTTCGAGAGCCGCGAGGGCGGCCCCAACACCGGTCGCGGGGGCTTCGGGGGGCCCTTCTCCTCGGGCGGCTTCGGGGGTCGCTGA
- a CDS encoding Fur family transcriptional regulator codes for MDTLLERLRARGIRLTAQRRVVAQVLEGDNVHLTADEIHDRARLELPEISRATVYNSLHDFVNLGEVGEVNHGRAVRFDPNAHVRHHHFICDDCDRVFDVGVDGADRLSVAGLDGTSFDPATVEMIFSGTCGRSDCSAARADAPA; via the coding sequence ATGGACACACTCCTCGAGAGACTCCGAGCACGAGGCATCCGCCTCACAGCGCAGCGCCGCGTCGTCGCCCAGGTTCTCGAAGGCGACAACGTCCACCTCACCGCCGACGAGATCCACGACCGGGCCCGGCTCGAGCTCCCCGAGATCAGCCGCGCCACCGTCTACAACTCGCTGCACGACTTCGTGAATCTCGGCGAGGTCGGTGAGGTCAACCACGGTCGGGCGGTGCGCTTCGATCCAAACGCGCACGTCCGCCACCACCACTTCATCTGCGACGACTGCGACCGGGTCTTCGACGTGGGCGTCGACGGGGCGGACCGACTCTCGGTCGCAGGCCTCGACGGCACGTCGTTCGATCCCGCCACCGTCGAGATGATCTTCAGCGGAACGTGTGGTCGCAGCGACTGCAGCGCCGCCCGCGCGGACGCACCCGCCTGA
- a CDS encoding rubrerythrin family protein → MSNLSGTKTHQNLKDAFAGESQANRRYLWMAKKADVEGYPEIAGNFRETAEGETGHAHGHLDYLASVGDPATDAPIGDTMDNLASAVAGETHEYTDMYPGMAKSARDEGFDEIADWFETLAKAEKAHAGRFQGLLDSIS, encoded by the coding sequence ATGAGCAATCTTTCGGGCACCAAGACCCACCAGAATCTGAAGGACGCCTTCGCCGGCGAATCACAGGCGAACCGCCGCTACCTCTGGATGGCCAAGAAGGCCGACGTCGAGGGCTACCCCGAGATCGCCGGCAACTTCCGCGAGACCGCCGAGGGCGAGACCGGCCACGCGCACGGCCACCTCGACTACCTCGCATCGGTCGGCGACCCGGCCACCGACGCCCCCATCGGCGACACCATGGACAACCTCGCCTCGGCCGTCGCAGGCGAGACCCACGAGTACACCGACATGTACCCGGGCATGGCCAAGTCCGCCCGCGACGAGGGCTTCGACGAGATCGCCGACTGGTTCGAGACGTTGGCCAAGGCCGAGAAGGCCCACGCCGGACGCTTCCAGGGCCTGCTCGACAGCATCTCCTGA
- a CDS encoding heterodisulfide reductase-related iron-sulfur binding cluster, which produces MSGSEGPVPYAPTAGLTYDPADGVYWDADALAGEIDRTFEICHGCRLCFKFCDSFPSLFRFIDENHDGDVRAVTAAETDQVMDECFQCKLCEINCPYTVRDQHEYQLDFPKLVHRYKAIRTREDGVSVRDKFLGDPDRTGAMARASLGSANVLNSRSKIHRKFLEKTLGIDHRKQLPEFAKQTFEKWAIDQGLVYDDPTEGEAVLFQTCYVQHNEPEVGHDTVSVLKQSQVEITCEKGLKCCGMPAWESGDLDTMREKASVNLAKLLPHVRAGKKVLAINPTCSMMLRQEYPTLVADSDRAAAAEVAAATMDPSEFLWSIRDEDRFNTDFRSSPGDTVSYHAPCHLRAQAVGLKGRDLIRKIPGVTPRPTIECCGHDGTYAMKVEGFETSVRIGRKAFDGMKSHDAEVWATDCPLAAIQFDQHAGRKPMHPMSVLARAYEPDGFPNPVPGDD; this is translated from the coding sequence GTGAGCGGATCCGAAGGACCAGTCCCGTACGCCCCCACCGCAGGGCTGACGTACGACCCGGCCGACGGCGTCTACTGGGACGCCGATGCACTGGCCGGCGAGATCGACCGGACCTTCGAGATCTGCCACGGATGTCGCCTCTGCTTCAAGTTCTGCGACTCGTTCCCGTCGCTGTTCCGTTTCATCGACGAGAACCACGACGGCGACGTCCGTGCCGTCACGGCGGCCGAGACCGACCAGGTGATGGACGAGTGCTTCCAGTGCAAGCTCTGCGAGATCAACTGCCCCTACACGGTGCGTGACCAGCACGAGTACCAACTGGACTTTCCCAAGCTCGTCCACCGGTACAAGGCGATCCGCACCCGCGAGGACGGAGTCTCGGTACGCGACAAGTTCCTCGGTGACCCGGACCGCACCGGGGCCATGGCACGCGCATCGCTCGGCTCCGCCAACGTCTTGAACTCGCGGTCCAAGATCCACCGTAAGTTCCTCGAGAAGACCCTCGGGATCGATCACCGCAAACAGCTCCCCGAGTTCGCGAAGCAGACATTCGAGAAGTGGGCGATCGACCAGGGCCTCGTCTACGACGACCCGACCGAGGGCGAAGCCGTCCTCTTCCAGACCTGCTATGTCCAACACAACGAACCCGAGGTCGGCCACGACACCGTCTCGGTCCTGAAGCAGAGCCAGGTCGAGATCACCTGCGAAAAGGGCCTGAAGTGCTGCGGCATGCCCGCATGGGAGTCCGGCGACCTCGACACGATGCGCGAGAAGGCATCGGTCAACCTCGCCAAGCTGCTCCCCCACGTCCGGGCCGGCAAGAAGGTCCTGGCGATCAACCCGACCTGTTCGATGATGTTGCGCCAGGAGTATCCGACGCTCGTGGCCGACTCCGACCGCGCCGCCGCTGCGGAGGTGGCCGCGGCCACCATGGACCCGAGCGAGTTCCTGTGGTCGATCCGCGACGAGGACCGGTTCAACACGGACTTCAGGTCATCGCCCGGCGACACCGTGAGCTACCACGCACCGTGCCACCTGCGGGCGCAGGCCGTCGGCCTCAAGGGCCGGGACCTGATCCGGAAGATCCCCGGGGTCACACCCCGACCGACGATCGAATGCTGCGGCCACGACGGCACGTACGCGATGAAGGTCGAAGGTTTCGAGACCTCCGTGCGGATCGGCCGCAAGGCCTTCGACGGCATGAAGTCGCACGACGCCGAGGTCTGGGCGACGGACTGCCCCCTGGCCGCCATCCAGTTCGACCAGCACGCCGGCCGCAAGCCCATGCACCCCATGTCGGTGCTCGCCCGGGCCTACGAGCCCGACGGATTCCCCAACCCGGTGCCCGGCGACGACTGA
- a CDS encoding DUF3501 family protein yields the protein MSHLVQRSDIIDYQTYGDTRDETRKIAMAAKKPRRVHLGAYLTMLFENRATLTYQIQEIMRAERIARETDIQTEIDTYNDMLGGPGDLGCVLLVEIDDVDERAVKLREWLGLQEHIYAQMADGSRVYATFDPSQVGEDRISAVQYLKFHVGQEAPVGFGTDFDALREEMLLSDDQRAALRADLDATHAG from the coding sequence ATGTCCCACCTGGTCCAACGATCCGACATCATCGACTACCAGACGTACGGCGACACCCGCGACGAGACACGCAAGATCGCGATGGCGGCGAAGAAGCCCCGACGCGTCCACCTCGGCGCGTACCTGACGATGCTCTTCGAGAACCGCGCCACGCTCACGTACCAGATCCAGGAGATCATGCGGGCCGAGCGGATCGCCCGAGAGACCGACATCCAGACCGAGATCGACACGTACAACGACATGCTGGGCGGGCCGGGCGACCTCGGATGTGTCCTTCTCGTCGAGATCGACGACGTCGACGAGCGCGCCGTGAAGCTCCGCGAGTGGCTGGGTCTCCAGGAGCACATCTACGCCCAGATGGCCGACGGTTCCAGGGTGTACGCGACCTTCGACCCCTCGCAGGTGGGCGAAGACCGGATATCGGCCGTCCAGTACCTCAAGTTCCACGTCGGCCAGGAGGCTCCGGTCGGTTTCGGCACGGACTTCGACGCTCTGCGCGAGGAGATGCTCCTCTCTGACGATCAGCGTGCAGCCCTGCGCGCCGATCTCGACGCCACCCACGCAGGCTGA
- a CDS encoding FAD-dependent oxidoreductase, giving the protein MGAAKVWSGELGDAYDVVVVGSGAPGLTAALAAAKNGATVVVLEKADFLGGTSAVSGGMIWIPMNRCMTELGIADTRDDALAYLGAICDDRTPVGVLETLVDRGTEMQAFVETESDLRFETLENFPDYHPEWPGSHGGGRSLEPSPYHASEKLGDLFESLRPDHRPPFTMREYEEWRIFTRFPWEELAERAETGVVARGRALVAPLVKACADAGVTLVTGYGVRRLAGDGAGVTGVVGDSSTIAAAGGVVLACGGFEWSAEMAQSYLPGPIQGSCSPPHNTGDGIRMAAKVGSKLGNLNEAWWGPMVVIPGDETDGAPTSTLLRFERTGPGSIIVNRAGRRFVNEAHNYNDMTKAFHTFDPGTYTYANLPAWLIFDHAHLREYGFLAHRAGHATPEWLTDALSLAELATKIGVDPDGLDATVERFNQHAVEGADPDFHRGASAYDRYWGDDRAERPALGPLTEAPYYAIEVVSGVIGTKGGIVTDPDARALDAFDDPIPGLFAVGNTTAQPMGPGYAGAGSTLGPGMTMGYAAGLTASADAARPVEPAVVPGA; this is encoded by the coding sequence ATGGGTGCAGCGAAGGTCTGGTCGGGTGAGTTGGGCGACGCGTACGACGTCGTCGTCGTGGGATCCGGGGCCCCCGGGCTGACGGCAGCGCTGGCGGCCGCGAAGAACGGTGCGACGGTCGTCGTGCTCGAGAAGGCCGACTTCCTCGGCGGAACGTCGGCCGTGTCGGGCGGCATGATCTGGATCCCGATGAACCGGTGCATGACCGAGTTGGGGATCGCCGACACACGCGACGACGCCCTCGCCTACCTCGGCGCGATCTGCGACGACCGCACGCCGGTCGGGGTGCTCGAGACCCTCGTCGACCGAGGCACCGAGATGCAGGCGTTCGTCGAGACCGAGAGCGATCTCCGGTTCGAGACGCTCGAGAACTTCCCCGACTACCACCCGGAGTGGCCCGGCTCCCATGGGGGTGGCCGGTCCCTCGAGCCCTCGCCGTACCACGCGTCCGAGAAGCTCGGCGACCTCTTCGAGAGTCTCCGCCCCGATCATCGACCCCCGTTCACCATGCGTGAGTACGAGGAGTGGCGGATCTTCACCCGCTTCCCGTGGGAGGAACTCGCCGAGCGGGCCGAAACCGGTGTCGTCGCCCGTGGCCGTGCCCTGGTGGCACCGCTGGTGAAGGCCTGCGCCGACGCGGGGGTCACCCTCGTGACCGGCTACGGGGTCCGGCGTCTGGCCGGCGACGGAGCCGGGGTCACCGGTGTCGTCGGCGACAGCTCCACGATCGCGGCAGCCGGCGGTGTCGTTCTCGCCTGTGGCGGGTTCGAGTGGTCCGCCGAGATGGCCCAGAGCTATCTGCCCGGGCCGATCCAGGGGAGTTGTTCGCCGCCGCACAACACGGGCGACGGCATCCGGATGGCCGCCAAGGTGGGCTCCAAGCTCGGCAACCTCAACGAGGCGTGGTGGGGTCCGATGGTCGTCATCCCCGGCGACGAGACCGACGGGGCCCCGACGAGCACGCTCCTGCGTTTCGAGCGCACCGGGCCCGGGTCGATCATCGTCAACCGGGCCGGCCGGCGTTTCGTCAACGAAGCGCACAACTACAACGACATGACGAAGGCGTTCCACACCTTCGACCCCGGAACCTACACGTACGCCAACCTTCCGGCGTGGCTGATCTTCGACCACGCACACCTGCGTGAGTACGGCTTCCTCGCCCATCGGGCCGGTCATGCCACCCCCGAGTGGCTCACCGATGCGCTCTCGCTGGCCGAGCTCGCGACGAAGATCGGCGTCGACCCCGACGGACTCGATGCGACCGTCGAGCGGTTCAACCAGCACGCCGTCGAAGGGGCCGACCCGGACTTCCACCGGGGCGCCAGTGCCTACGACCGGTACTGGGGTGACGATCGGGCCGAGCGCCCCGCCCTCGGCCCACTGACGGAGGCGCCGTACTACGCGATCGAGGTCGTCTCCGGTGTCATCGGTACCAAGGGCGGGATCGTGACCGACCCCGACGCGCGCGCCCTGGACGCGTTCGACGATCCCATTCCCGGCCTGTTCGCTGTGGGTAATACGACGGCCCAGCCGATGGGCCCGGGATACGCGGGGGCAGGATCCACTCTCGGTCCGGGAATGACGATGGGCTACGCGGCCGGGCTGACCGCGTCGGCTGACGCTGCCCGCCCGGTCGAGCCGGCGGTCGTGCCCGGCGCCTGA
- a CDS encoding DoxX family protein: protein MLPVLVVFALVSGVSFLFYGFEILFTARGRDEFERYGMPGVRRLVGSAQLLGGAGVLLGLGYAPLGAAAAAGLAVMMLLGLIVRLRIHDGPRLMVPAASLGAVNALLTGLFLIR from the coding sequence ATGCTCCCGGTGCTGGTCGTGTTCGCCCTTGTCTCCGGCGTCTCGTTTCTGTTCTATGGATTCGAGATCTTGTTCACAGCTCGCGGACGGGACGAGTTCGAACGGTACGGAATGCCGGGGGTTCGGCGCCTCGTCGGGTCGGCGCAGCTCCTCGGCGGCGCAGGTGTGCTGCTCGGGCTGGGCTACGCGCCGCTGGGCGCGGCGGCAGCCGCAGGGCTCGCCGTGATGATGCTCCTCGGCCTGATCGTTCGTCTCAGGATCCACGACGGTCCACGCCTGATGGTGCCCGCTGCTTCGCTTGGCGCGGTGAACGCGCTACTGACCGGGCTCTTCCTGATTCGCTGA
- a CDS encoding DoxX family protein, protein MNVIGRLAQTAAALWILNVWFLRFNKDTGYRGGDATNMKEEFAEYGMSERTMYAVGATKVGLATMMLVGLRVPRLSQPASAGLAALMLGAIGMHVKVKDPIKRALPAICVFSLSATAAVLSPAD, encoded by the coding sequence ATGAATGTCATCGGAAGGCTCGCTCAGACTGCGGCTGCACTCTGGATCCTCAACGTCTGGTTCCTCCGCTTCAACAAGGACACCGGCTACCGCGGCGGCGACGCGACCAACATGAAAGAGGAGTTCGCCGAGTACGGGATGTCTGAAAGGACGATGTACGCAGTCGGCGCGACGAAGGTCGGTCTTGCGACCATGATGCTGGTGGGCCTGCGGGTGCCACGGTTGTCGCAACCGGCGTCGGCCGGCCTGGCCGCACTGATGCTGGGGGCGATCGGCATGCACGTCAAGGTGAAGGACCCCATCAAGCGGGCCCTCCCGGCGATCTGCGTCTTTTCGTTGTCGGCGACGGCCGCAGTGCTCAGCCCCGCCGACTGA
- a CDS encoding HAD-IB family hydrolase, producing the protein MTRRSDGLSAAPTGGSAAVVDPGAGRLALFDLDRTIYPGSTLVPFARAMRSRGLVSGAQLLKGMGRNVVFRRSGSTDALVDRVRRELLAGAEGIERRLVEEVALEVADEVVDGARVGLRLLIDRHLAAGDFCVVLSASPQELVSAVARRLGVQRGVGTVAATADGLYTGEIDGAFCYGAGKLVRLADALGAVDLDTAAAYADSISDLPVLEAVGEAVVVRPDAELRRIAADRGWPIVDFDDRAAGRRSWISPAATS; encoded by the coding sequence ATGACACGCCGCTCCGACGGCCTCAGCGCCGCGCCCACCGGCGGATCTGCCGCCGTCGTCGACCCCGGTGCGGGACGGCTGGCCCTGTTCGATCTCGACCGGACGATCTACCCGGGCTCGACCCTCGTGCCCTTCGCCCGGGCCATGCGGTCCCGCGGCCTGGTGTCCGGGGCGCAGTTGCTCAAGGGGATGGGTCGCAACGTCGTGTTCCGCCGGTCCGGTAGCACCGACGCGCTCGTGGACCGTGTCCGCCGTGAACTGCTCGCCGGCGCCGAGGGCATCGAGCGACGCCTCGTCGAAGAGGTCGCCCTCGAAGTGGCCGACGAGGTGGTCGACGGTGCCCGGGTCGGTCTGCGCCTTCTCATCGACCGGCATCTCGCCGCGGGTGACTTCTGTGTGGTCCTGTCGGCGTCGCCCCAGGAGCTCGTGTCGGCGGTGGCGCGCCGCCTCGGGGTGCAGCGCGGGGTCGGCACCGTGGCCGCGACGGCGGATGGTCTCTACACCGGCGAGATCGACGGCGCCTTCTGTTATGGCGCCGGCAAGCTCGTCCGCCTCGCCGATGCCCTGGGCGCGGTCGACCTCGACACGGCGGCGGCTTACGCCGACTCGATCTCGGATCTCCCGGTGCTCGAGGCGGTCGGCGAGGCGGTGGTGGTGCGGCCCGATGCGGAGCTTCGCCGGATCGCCGCCGACCGTGGGTGGCCCATCGTCGACTTCGATGACAGGGCCGCAGGACGACGCAGCTGGATCTCACCCGCCGCCACTTCCTGA
- a CDS encoding glycosyltransferase translates to MSDSVVAPATRHRVAGIAVRDVTVVVPTRNEAANVGRFLTSLPTDVALVVVDASDDDTPDLIERIRPSATVLRERAHIAEARQIGADAATTPWVVCTDIDVAFAPDYFDVLAAHPVGPHDGVVCGAKLSTGDHAAYYRLFTRGSALLTQLGLPAASGSNMVVRTEALADAGGFDLELRCNEDSEVVWRIRGGGWTVGYLEALAVHAFDHRRLERGRVRKTLHSLFRCGLLYSGLMNERVRRSDWGYWS, encoded by the coding sequence ATGAGCGATTCGGTCGTCGCCCCGGCCACCCGCCACCGTGTAGCCGGCATCGCCGTGCGCGACGTGACCGTGGTCGTCCCGACCCGCAACGAGGCGGCCAACGTCGGTCGCTTCCTGACTTCGCTCCCCACCGACGTCGCGCTCGTCGTCGTCGACGCGAGCGACGACGACACGCCGGATCTCATCGAGCGGATCCGCCCGTCCGCGACGGTGCTGAGGGAGCGGGCCCACATCGCCGAGGCCCGCCAGATCGGCGCTGACGCGGCGACGACCCCTTGGGTGGTCTGCACCGACATCGATGTCGCCTTTGCTCCGGACTACTTCGACGTGCTCGCCGCCCACCCGGTGGGTCCACACGATGGGGTCGTGTGCGGGGCCAAGCTGTCCACCGGCGACCATGCGGCCTACTACCGGCTGTTCACCCGCGGTTCGGCGCTACTCACCCAACTTGGTCTGCCAGCGGCGTCGGGTTCGAACATGGTCGTGCGGACCGAGGCACTGGCTGACGCGGGCGGCTTCGACCTCGAGCTCAGGTGCAACGAGGACTCCGAGGTCGTCTGGCGGATCAGGGGAGGTGGCTGGACGGTGGGTTACCTCGAGGCCCTGGCTGTTCATGCCTTCGATCATCGCCGCCTCGAACGTGGACGGGTTCGCAAGACGCTTCACTCTCTCTTTAGGTGCGGTCTGTTGTACTCGGGCCTGATGAACGAACGCGTCCGCCGCTCCGACTGGGGCTACTGGTCATGA